A window from Mycobacterium saskatchewanense encodes these proteins:
- a CDS encoding DUF3710 domain-containing protein, with product MAFGRRKDDRERTRDDVAAQAVDHQSADDEIEELEGPFDIEDFDDPSVAELARLDLGSVLIPMPETGQLQVELTETGVPSAVWVVTPNGRFTIAAYAAPKTAGLWREVAAELAESLRKDSAKVSIKDGPWGREVVGTASGVVRFIGVDGYRWMIRCVINGPHETIEALEQEARAALADTVVRRGDTPLPVRTPLAVQLPEPMAEQLRQAAAAQQAQQQDAAQQAPGEVSIEPAARRGAEGSAMQQLRTTTGG from the coding sequence ATGGCATTCGGTAGACGCAAAGACGACAGGGAACGGACGCGGGATGACGTCGCGGCGCAGGCCGTCGACCACCAGTCCGCGGACGACGAGATCGAAGAGCTCGAGGGCCCGTTCGACATCGAGGACTTCGACGATCCTTCGGTCGCCGAGCTGGCCCGGCTCGACTTGGGCTCGGTGCTCATCCCCATGCCGGAGACCGGCCAGCTGCAGGTCGAGCTGACCGAGACCGGCGTGCCCAGCGCGGTGTGGGTCGTCACGCCCAACGGGAGGTTTACCATCGCCGCCTACGCCGCACCCAAGACGGCCGGGCTCTGGCGCGAGGTGGCCGCGGAACTCGCCGAGTCGCTGCGCAAGGACTCGGCCAAGGTCAGCATCAAGGACGGCCCCTGGGGCCGCGAGGTCGTCGGCACCGCCTCGGGCGTGGTGCGCTTCATCGGGGTCGACGGCTACCGCTGGATGATCCGCTGCGTCATCAACGGTCCGCACGAGACGATCGAGGCGCTGGAACAGGAGGCGCGGGCGGCGTTGGCCGACACTGTCGTCCGGCGCGGCGACACCCCGCTCCCGGTGCGGACGCCGCTGGCGGTGCAGCTGCCGGAGCCGATGGCCGAGCAGCTGCGCCAGGCCGCGGCTGCCCAGCAGGCCCAGCAACAAGACGCGGCCCAGCAGGCGCCCGGCGAGGTGTCCATCGAGCCGGCCGCGCGCCGCGGCGCCGAGGGGTCGGCGATGCAGCAGCTGCGCACCACGACCGGCGGCTAG
- a CDS encoding DUF4193 domain-containing protein, whose protein sequence is MPTDYDAPRRTETDDVSEDSLEELKARRNEAASAVVDVDESETAESFELPGADLSGEELSVRVIPKQADEFTCSSCFLVQHRSRLASEKNGVMICTDCAA, encoded by the coding sequence ATGCCTACCGACTATGACGCGCCGCGCCGCACCGAAACCGACGACGTCTCGGAGGACTCGCTGGAGGAGCTCAAAGCGCGACGCAACGAGGCGGCCTCGGCCGTCGTCGACGTCGACGAATCTGAAACCGCCGAATCTTTCGAGCTGCCGGGGGCCGACCTTTCGGGGGAAGAGCTGTCTGTTCGGGTCATCCCGAAGCAGGCCGACGAATTCACCTGCTCGAGTTGCTTCCTGGTGCAGCATCGCAGCCGGCTGGCCAGCGAGAAGAACGGCGTGATGATCTGTACCGACTGCGCGGCTTGA
- a CDS encoding DUF3093 domain-containing protein, with amino-acid sequence MSGTRVAPHSVRYRERLWVPWWWWPLGFGLAALIAFEVTLGVPALPDWVPYATLFAVAAGALLWLGRVEIKVTAGPGGVELWAAEAHLPVTVVARSAEVAPSAKSAALGRQLDPAAYVLHRAWIGPMILLVLDDPDDPTPYWLVSCRRPERVLSALRS; translated from the coding sequence GTGTCAGGGACGCGCGTCGCGCCGCACAGCGTGCGATATCGCGAACGACTATGGGTGCCGTGGTGGTGGTGGCCGCTGGGCTTCGGGCTCGCGGCGCTGATCGCCTTCGAGGTCACCCTCGGTGTGCCCGCCCTGCCCGACTGGGTCCCGTACGCGACGCTGTTCGCTGTCGCGGCCGGGGCGCTGTTGTGGCTCGGAAGGGTCGAGATCAAAGTCACAGCCGGCCCCGGCGGTGTTGAGCTGTGGGCCGCCGAGGCGCACCTGCCCGTCACGGTCGTCGCCCGGTCCGCGGAAGTGGCGCCGTCGGCGAAGTCCGCGGCCCTGGGCCGCCAGCTCGACCCGGCCGCCTATGTGCTGCACAGGGCATGGATCGGCCCGATGATTCTGCTGGTCCTCGACGACCCCGATGACCCGACGCCGTATTGGCTGGTGAGTTGCCGCCGCCCCGAGCGGGTGCTGTCGGCATTGCGCAGCTGA
- the dut gene encoding dUTP diphosphatase, giving the protein MQTSLAIVRLDPDLPLPGRAHDGDAGVDLYSAEDIELSPGHRALVGTGVAVAIPHGMVGLVHPRSGLAARVGLSIVNSPGTIDAGYRGEIKVALINLDPAKPIVIHRGDRIAQLLVQRVELVELVEVSSFDEAGLAETSRGDGGHGSSGGHASL; this is encoded by the coding sequence GTGCAGACCAGTCTCGCCATCGTCCGCCTCGACCCGGACCTGCCGCTGCCCGGCCGCGCCCACGACGGCGATGCCGGTGTGGATCTGTACAGCGCCGAGGACATCGAACTGTCACCCGGGCACCGCGCCCTGGTCGGGACGGGCGTCGCCGTCGCCATCCCGCACGGGATGGTCGGGTTGGTGCATCCGCGGTCGGGTTTGGCTGCGCGCGTTGGCCTTTCGATCGTCAACAGCCCGGGGACCATCGACGCCGGGTACCGCGGCGAAATCAAGGTGGCACTGATAAACCTGGACCCCGCCAAGCCGATCGTCATCCATCGCGGCGACCGCATCGCCCAGCTGCTGGTGCAGCGGGTCGAGCTGGTGGAGCTGGTCGAGGTCTCGTCGTTCGACGAGGCGGGGCTGGCCGAGACCTCCCGTGGCGATGGCGGCCACGGTTCCTCCGGAGGACATGCGAGTCTGTGA
- a CDS encoding OB-fold nucleic acid binding domain-containing protein — MGAQGYLRRLTRRLTEDPEQRDCAELSDEVASTGAQRVIDCERGQEVTMIGTLRSVETNGKGCSGGVRAELFDGSDTVTLVWLGQRRIPGIDSGRTLRVRGRLGKLENGTKAIYNPHYEIQR; from the coding sequence ATGGGGGCCCAAGGGTATCTGCGCCGGCTGACCCGTCGTCTGACGGAGGATCCGGAGCAACGCGACTGTGCGGAGTTGTCCGACGAAGTCGCGAGTACCGGCGCGCAGCGTGTGATCGATTGTGAGCGTGGCCAGGAGGTCACCATGATCGGCACGCTGCGCAGCGTCGAGACCAACGGCAAGGGCTGTTCGGGCGGCGTCCGCGCCGAGCTGTTCGACGGCAGCGACACCGTGACCCTCGTGTGGTTGGGTCAGCGCCGCATACCCGGCATCGACTCCGGCCGCACCCTGCGGGTTCGGGGCCGGCTGGGCAAGCTGGAGAACGGCACCAAAGCCATCTACAACCCGCACTACGAAATTCAGCGGTGA
- a CDS encoding DUF3159 domain-containing protein gives MTAHDDWGTGPRPESGTTDGITPDRLLAQLGGVSGVVYSSLPVVVFVAVSSVSGLLSAIAAAMGVAALILVWRLIRRGSTQPAFSGFIGVAICALIAYVVGASKGYFLLGIWMSLLWAVVFAASVLIRRPLAGYAWSWATGRDRAWRDVPRAVYAFDAASLCWVVVFASRFVVQRVLYDADQTGWLGFARIAMGWPLTVMAALVTYAAIKAAQRAMTGADTAELEADTASD, from the coding sequence GTGACCGCCCACGACGATTGGGGGACAGGTCCGCGACCGGAATCCGGTACCACCGACGGCATCACCCCGGACCGCCTGCTCGCCCAGCTGGGCGGCGTGAGCGGTGTCGTCTACTCGTCGCTGCCGGTGGTGGTTTTCGTGGCGGTGTCGAGCGTGTCGGGACTGCTTTCGGCGATCGCCGCCGCCATGGGCGTGGCTGCGCTGATCCTGGTGTGGCGGCTGATCCGGCGCGGATCCACCCAGCCGGCGTTCTCCGGCTTCATCGGCGTCGCGATCTGCGCGTTGATCGCCTACGTCGTGGGCGCGTCCAAAGGCTATTTCCTGCTGGGCATCTGGATGTCGCTGCTGTGGGCGGTGGTGTTCGCGGCGTCGGTCCTGATCCGCAGGCCGCTGGCCGGCTACGCGTGGAGCTGGGCGACCGGGCGCGACCGCGCCTGGCGCGACGTCCCGCGCGCCGTCTACGCGTTCGACGCCGCCTCGCTGTGCTGGGTGGTGGTCTTCGCGTCCCGGTTCGTCGTCCAGCGGGTTTTGTATGACGCGGACCAGACGGGTTGGCTCGGGTTCGCCCGGATCGCGATGGGCTGGCCGCTGACGGTGATGGCCGCGCTCGTCACCTACGCCGCAATCAAGGCCGCGCAGCGCGCCATGACGGGCGCCGACACCGCCGAGCTCGAGGCGGACACCGCCAGCGACTAG